Proteins co-encoded in one Brassica oleracea var. oleracea cultivar TO1000 chromosome C4, BOL, whole genome shotgun sequence genomic window:
- the LOC106341203 gene encoding uncharacterized protein LOC106341203, producing MPPRVVKRGGGGGAARRGGRVTRSAVNAQNPPIESADDESVNIGETSVDKSIEEENQLDESKQQSDSLDDLEAAANPDDVVPPQKETVDDLGKDERLDLDDNEPEYDADEYGGEEEFEEREEEYHELVNQEEEEFEAEVESEEIGGDTQESEGDVEEAKLGEAGHVGEEEEDDVLNDRRKRKEFEIFVGSLDKGATEEDLKKVFGHVGEVTEVRIVKNPQTNKSKGYAFLHFATVEQAKRAVKELKSPMINGKKCGVTASQDNDTLFIANICKTWTSEALREKLKHYGVESMDEIALVEDSNNANMNRGYAFLDFASRSDAMDAHKRLIRKEVVFGLEKPAKVSFADSFLDPEDEMMAQVKTIFIDGLSTSWSEEHVRDLLKRFGKLEKIELARNMPSARRKDFGFVTFDTHEAAVTCAKSINNSELGEGEDKAKVRARLSRPLHGAGKGRQPSRSDHRSSRHGSRRSGRSSLARLPPRSSRGVGPRAPPPSSAKRASGSRGRRPRPPLPPPARARPSRPLPPPARSRPLPPPARSRPLPPPARSYDRRPPVPPYPKASLKRDYGRREDLLPPRSRPAVNYSSSRLSPERHLSYRDDYAPRGSVGYSDIPRDSSRLEMRRPYGDDLYSPRFERPPPSYSEGRPRAYDEPLPGSKRPYAALDDIPPRYADVDARHSRARLDYDLGPSQYGESYGDRIPRSSLGYGSSRNAMTSHDSRGPYSSSRQGMDYGGGSYSSSDVGGMYSSSYGSEPPRRDVSSSYGSDIPPRRDGGGSSYSSVYSSRGLGGSSYSGGGGGPGSYY from the exons ATGCCACCGAGGGTTGTCAAGAGAGGAGGAGGAGGAGGCGCCGCGAGAAGAGGCGGTAGGGTCACGAGATCGGCTGTCAATGCGCAGAATCCGCCAATTGAATCCGCCGATGACGAATCCGTCAACATCGGGGAGACGTCCGTCGATAAATCTATCGAGGAAGAGAATCAATTAGACGAGTCGAAGCAGCAATCTGATTCGTTGGATGATCTTGAAGCTGCAGCGAATCCAGACGACGTCGTTCCGCCCCAAA AGGAGACTGTGGATGATTTGGGGAAAGATGAAAGATTGGATTTAGACGACAATGAGCCAGAGTATGACGCTGATGAGTATGGCGGGGAGGAGGAGTTTGAGGAGAGGGAGGAGGAGTATCATGAGTTGGTTAATCAGGAGGAGGAGGAGTTTGAGGCCGAGGTAGAAAGCGAGGAGATTGGTGGGGATACTCAGGAGAGTGAAGGCGATGTTGAAGAAGCCAAGCTTGGAGAAGCTGGCCATGTGGGAGAAGAAGAGGAAGATGACGTTCTCAACGATAGGCGTAAGCGTAAGGAGTTTGAGATCTTTGTTGGGAGCTTGGACAAGGGAGCTACGGAGGAGGATTTGAAGAAAGTGTTTGGTCACGTGGGGGAGGTGACTGAGGTTAGGATTGTGAAGAATCCGCAGACGAATAAGAGCAAGGGGTATGCTTTCCTGCATTTTGCAACTGTGGAACAGGCGAAACGAGCTGTTAAAGAGCTTAAAAGCCCAATG ATCAATGGTAAAAAGTGTGGTGTAACTGCAAGCCAAGATAATGATACTCTCTTCATTGCTAACATATGCAAGACATGGACCTCAGAAGCT TTGAGGGAGAAGCTGAAACACTATGGCGTTGAGAGTATGGATGAGATTGCTTTGGTAGAGGACAGCAACAATGCCAACATGAACCGAGGGTATGCGTTTTTGGACTTCGCATCTCGCTCGGATGCCATGGATGCTCACAAACGCCTTATAAGGAAGGAAGTGGTGTTTGGACTTGAAAAGCCTGCGAAGGTTTCTTTTGCAGATTCCTTCTTGGATCCGGAAGATGAGATGATGGCGCAG GTTAAGACTATCTTCATTGATGGTCTGTCAACTTCATGGAGCGAAGAGCATGTTAGAGACCTGTTGAAAAGATTTGGCAAACTTGAGAAAATTGAGCTTGCACGCAATATGCCATCAGCCAGGAGGAAAGATTTTGGCTTTGTAACTTTTGATACTCACGAGGCTGCTGTGACTTGTGCCAAATCTATCAACAACTCAGAGCTAGGCGAAGGAGAGGACAAG GCAAAAGTGAGGGCGCGCTTATCCAGACCACTTCATGGAGCAGGCAAAGGCAGACAGCCCAGTCGCTCAGACCACCGGTCTAGTAGGCATGGGAGTAGACGATCTGGAAGGAGTTCACTGGCTCGTCTGCCACCTCGTAGCTCTAGAGGCGTTGGACCTCGAGCCCCACCTCCTAGTAGTGCAAAGAGAGCTAGTGGATCAAGAGGAAGACGTCCACGACCACCTCTACCTCCACCTGCAAGAGCTAGGCCCTCTAGGCCCTTGCCACCACCTGCAAGATCCAGGCCCTTACCCCCACCTGCAAGATCCAGGCCCTTGCCACCACCTGCTAGGTCTTATGACAGAAGACCTCCAG TTCCTCCGTATCCAAAGGCTAGCCTGAAGAGGGACTATGGTCGGCGTGAAGATCTTCTTCCTCCAAGAAGCAGACCAGCTGTGAACTATAGTAGCTCCAGGCTTTCTCCTGAGAGGCATTTGTCTTACAGAGATGATTATGCACCTCGTGGGTCTGTTGGTTATTCAGATATTCCTAGAGATTCTTCTCGCTTAGAAATGAGGAGGCCGTACGGGGATGACCTTTACAGTCCGAGGTTTGAAAGACCTCCTCCAAGTTACAGTGAAGGGAGACCTCGTGCTTATGATGAACCTCTTCCTGGATCAAAGCGACCATATGCTGCATTG GATGACATTCCTCCCCGTTATGCCGACGTCGATGCTCGTCATTCAAGAGCTCGTCTGGACTATGATCTTGGCCCATCTCAATATGGGGAATCGTATGGGGACCG GATTCCTAGATCTAGTTTAGGATATGGAAGCAGCCGAAATGCAATGACAAGTCATGACTCGCGTGGTCCATATAGCAGCAGTCGTCAGGGAATGGATTATGGAGGAG GTTCGTATAGTAGCAGCGATGTAGGAGGAATGTACTCATCAAGCTATGGTAGTGAACCACCCAGAAGAGATGTAAGTTCAAGCTATGGTAGTGACATACCCCCCAGAAGAGAT GGAGGAGGTAGCTCGTATTCTTCAGTATACTCAAGTCGTGGACTGGGTGGTAGTAGTTACTCAGGTGGTGGTGGTGGTCCAGGATCATACTACTGA